A genomic stretch from Poecilia reticulata strain Guanapo linkage group LG20, Guppy_female_1.0+MT, whole genome shotgun sequence includes:
- the LOC103456849 gene encoding protein MLP1 homolog: MPASKRELSPPESQPKMRKVEEDGDDLQSKTGPTSKSPNTETKKKRSSMEDENNSLTQSSPSNDSSPTPSDPPLKKAKLQTATSASCGEAPSLQANSKGSLKRTASAESDEELSSDMCKVDLFRERDDEDKARCIKKYSNKVKAKRKAEEGTSDPPDTSHDSSPASSDSVQIEHNYGRNSDSTSSQSLSDTDQQETSVDASNLVGSETGTVDSTAEEIQLLEFESQENKTSSRENVLFSSSQGEETIDKVGSTEILKGVDNETLSPSEETLRSVPEDVNTSCGGEGRSPLSHQSPSEENQCNLKCETTKGEQKEPETRGDLSFGKVHKVSSDETNSPPVMENCKQETQAEKNGTKAEPLTYLKEESNPEERHHKALGTDGDLCEDLNKTHENSEERLKESSRERVDLQSPCTGASSDLPADEQNHSLIRDTQSYCREIYDKNQTADLSENVILPLNHIIQDNVTKVESSNVDKETVMIIQSAAVPKIQDKEDLLVSNPSVMVDLQIWESAANPSTDFQKQENVGIMASKDTVSEAEKQNITKIQIGITSEIINPSTPVEMQKQEFHKVREPPTVVSTQSRDHVTIDKCEKMNTVECSGKFQGQSGMETQPVAASKLLEHEPEIQMQENQVSESTTVEKDPKSPECFATTGETLTEVDMQTSNISKEVFDRTVIEQSHSQMKQLVSECTTGISDKAHKDLESANNATETHKEVNKENKIMSEAVSNIAPTEETEIQRSKEPSDRPNTTNKDLENANGSSQSQINVEEAADSKDEVCNIAKVEEMQSQLFTEPITEIPEKVYRDQDGPCTAQAQININDLSAATSEEVSSITLIEEMQTHAIGEPTTEIAEEIQKDPVSLKLAFETQIHVHVTPEEVSNTASIQGMQNQMVSEPTISDKAHENQENTGITVKAAAAESRGEENSEVVAITQMVTPTDISNDAQTPIEVDVASEDLCNMAPVEEIQTQAVGKPVIDISSEYQLETAGETVSLSPEVLQSQPINEHVIDMSNEVQEDPEHASSAPQTPIEIDVTEELSNIAPAEEMQTEIVNKSPFDVSDEHLENAHSRSSEDVACVSAQIQLEAASSSEGLQQQLMSESTSDISSKVQEHLEVTSSASPTLIEVNKFENVSNIAPVEEMQTQMVSKCSIEIQDEALTNLENANSTTRDEVCVSVGQKQADGEIVGTSVEVSVAASVGEMQTQLVSESTNDIPDDYQRNGVQCVHVDQSELQADGEIPATSQMQSNYPPIDDTQTQLVSEPNIPKKTQKDMEKESCATWTPIEVLAEAVDMQTQLVSEPTTDIPKEVQIDFENVNSVAQTQVEVGPTLKFSTVGSFEKMQTQLVSEPNVATPDKGHDTHKTSSHQSSLDITCAPDTAQSQVEPDKEVLSEATSQEVSNFPPMEEMETQTVTEPITEIPSDAQKNTNGAALLVVAAGSPKEVCNIAHTEEMQRSNVSEPNPDMSAEPLVENYNKVNVEIVTVTQIKMEVDTAVTKGSPVSPSSLHRNKNQTELDMETSEKSFNIGSVVEAHRQENLNVSEQTAGDNFDEVHDDVMIDNKSVNKTSYKECVTVEDHPIQSEMQYTSASEDFTATSLMEMQKEESLDETDVLSANYPAVEMQNQMSQDVEKNGDSMTVTVAENKMETHPDSEVKSFASYSTETQIHQIFDGTQSASDTNEGSEEEIKAVEEFVGVGENKIEVIRTQPVEEISQPTMVVVTQSQKSLDASQSTEDSNMSIENENETFKEPLVIAGNLIEIEMQTPKLLEEISQPTANMLTQSQKAQQGLRLSFSPAPPETHNQVSIKVAEPVREAKAVEKCTGIFENTMEIQAVPLEAISQQTSQRQTDTQKSLVKETVRIISKKSPESFPTMESDENENQISEECVTVAKSPNEMKIQTVITQEICHGNDKDDVRECPRSSYLSEEVEMQRTEGLEISQPTFTEQEHNQRAQEVTELTADTQISASLLQPETQIQRLDLCMENDNQADRKSQSITKEIEIKKSELPEGISHPSFMEEIQSQRDEVSELPADPQAEKDSPPAGRALNLISVNAQVVRPSVTDIHASETPTEIYFEKSVVHHQQQRGKEVAEEYGNENEVTSLHENVLETETKMETSAEMDKISSLETAAEHHNHLAKEINEHSTHISDKEPLPVPNFEVTRKTELVAEDIRTTSLEDDISRQLIDEISVDRPVGNLQEADGSKVVVLVCTQQDEYGGIQALEDEIRTANETEVHFNDNQVVYEPISSPESNSGGEIYTKIELGGSISVLDIQNTEIPLTVGDGVNFSVNDVKLGIAHPQQEDKEEITVPNSQSLEEMGVQTSGEVQGPTHAQLEQSNTMANILSVDISATDGQSDDAAEKSERSAIPECTGAVEFPKQVQENVTLQDTQTHSEVEITDGASEEYVILEPVLESEIHLDILTQAAAESGLSNPPLEGGLLGEEPNQSILNASQKMGIHEATDKVKDASEASTEEVLPLDVLHSAQYSEDHTSTGNVDSEMSNADTQPSTEDGNVAIMENADRNLELQEVQILQDIEIGREIVVAEEDEEDDDIKIIKPTSKPISEDPPKSEEKVVNKNKDVISSTLKEKTEDDKKVPEVEKPKKQEMNTQARTKARLAALAEQKAAESKRAAQRQQLNLLALCQEIAEDIATDSMLLKRIEEEKQAAAAAAAKAEASKREQPAVATQDTEPDNVASPAGPEGNSTSVTPALDSSAVQPSTAESAEPKPAAEPQKRRFFISQISVPLKAHEKKKLTRYQRLRQVELQREKMSWARVKKLKSDQANQMFSDIDWQAPFSDSFLMSPITTPPPPATSPSTTSPANPAPANKPAPPQPESPKAEPTVMEPTKTEHSQTQPPKPETIRTELSKKETTKVQPVKAETTKPEPPVAEVRRSTRQSRAQASQPVAAAPGPAPKVTRSAAKRTLPAVPPPMPNGLKAQKLKPVEYTPYKPRPKYSPDDFELDDDDMLLVAPKKPNQPTQPPRPAIPAHRPATSLKPTDSPQLPNQAKLKVQSTPGQISGQSKSITAAQPQIKPTQIKPTIPTPQSKPTSAASSKPVSSKPNLAAVQPKPATSTPPLSKTAGVSVTVPKQPAPTEDKPPQSKPSVAEAIVASVPQKPENPPSQENKKPKGTSGSSSPVSASSVTPEDSTNISDTTKCEEISAESISCPAVTTAVLSPGSNTELALTEEKTSEKPCQHGEEKPQEAATHQEVDKDGTQTDAGQKHFGPEACSVCGMLYSAANPEDESQHLLFHNQFVSAVKYVGWKKERIMAEYPDGKIILVLPDDPKYALKKVEEIREMVDNDLGFQQVETKCPSQTKTFLFISIDKKVAGCLIAEHIQEGFRVIEEAPPEGSEGEKVMFERQRAWCCSTTPEPAICGISRIWVVGVMRRRAIATRLIECLRNNFIYGSYLSKDEIAFSDPTPDGKLFATHYFGTSQFLVYNFVSGTRSIQPKTDSV; this comes from the exons ATGCCTGCCTCAAAGAGAGAATTGTCACCGCCTGAATCTCAGCCCAAGATGAGGAAGGTGGAAGAGGATGGAGATGATTTACAATCCAAAACTGGACCAACTAGCAAATCTCCCAACACCgaaactaagaaaaaaagatcTTCTATGGaagatgaaaataattcattaacaCAGAGTTCTCCTTCAAATGATTCCAGTCCAACCCCCTCAGACCCACCTCTTAAAAAAGCCAAGCTTCAAACAGCCACAAGTGCCTCATGCGGAGAAGCTCCCTCACTGCAAGCTAACTCCAAAGGTTCCCTGAAGCGGACTGCCTCAGCAGAATCTGATGAGGAGCTGAGCAGCGACATGTGTAAGGTGGACTTGTTCAGAGAGCGGGATGATGAAGACAAGGCCCGCTGCATCaaaaaatattccaacaaaGTCAAAGCTAAACGCAAAGCAGAGGAGGGTACGTCTGATCCACCGGACACAAGTCACGATTCGTCACCTGCATCATCCGATTCTGTACAGATCGAGCACAACTATGGTAGAAACTCGGATTCAACATCTTCTCAAAGCTTATCAGATACTGATCAGCAAGAAACTTCAGTTGATGCATCAAATCTGGTGGGGTCTGAAACAGGAACGGTTGACTCTACAGCTGAAGAAATACAACTTTTGGAGTTTGAAagccaagaaaacaaaacatcttcaagagaaaatgtacttttttcctcttctcaAGGTGAGGAAACGATAGATAAAGTTGGGTCCACTGAAATCCTAAAGGGCGTAGATAATGAAACACTATCACCGTCAGAGGAAACACTACGTTCAGTTCCCGAAGATGTGAATACTAGCTGTGGAGGTGAAGGTCGCTCTCCATTGAGCCATCAGTCTCCTTCTGAAGAAAATCAGTGCAatctaaaatgtgaaacaacAAAGGGTGAGCAGAAGGAACCCGAAACAAGAGGAGACCTGAGTTTTGGAAAGGTACACAAAGTGTCATCGGATGAAACAAATTCCCCTCCAGTGATGGAAAACTGTAAACAAGAAACCCAGGCTGagaaaaacggaacaaaagcaGAACCCTTAACATATTTGAAAGAAGAATCAAATCCTGAAGAGAGACACCATAAGGCTTTGGGAACAGACGGTGACTTGTGTGAGGATTTGAACAAAACACACGAAAACTCTGAGGAAAGACTtaaagaaagcagcagagaaaggGTTGACTTACAGTCTCCTTGTACTGGTGCCAGTTCTGATCTTCCTGCAGATGAACAGAATCATAGCTTGATCCGTGACACTCAGTCTTATTGTCGGGAGATTTACGATAAAAATCAAACAGCGGACCTTTCTGAAAATGTCATCCTTCCACTGAATCACATAATTCAAGACAACGTGACCAAAGTAGAATCTTCAAACGTAGACAAAGAGACTGTTATGATCATTCAATCTGCTGCTGTACCAAAGATTCAAGATAAAGAGGATTTACTGGTTTCAAATCCAAGCGTTATGGTTGATTTACAAATCTGGGAATCTGCTGCCAACCCGTCCACAGATtttcaaaagcaggaaaatgTTGGAATCATGGCAAGCAAAGATACAGTGagtgaagcagagaaacaaaatataacaaaaatacagataGGAATTACATCAGAGATCATAAATCCCAGTACTCCAGTGGAAATGCAAAAGCAGGAATTCCATAAGGTCAGGGAACCTCCTACAGTTGTATCTACGCAGAGCCGTGATCATGTTACAATtgataaatgtgaaaagatgaatACTGTTGAATGCTCTGGAAAATTTCAGGGTCAAAGTGGGATGGAAACACAGCCTGTTGCAGCGTCTAAGCTTTTAGAACACGAACCGGAAATACAAATGCAGGAGAACCAAGTCAGTGAATCTACCACTGTAGAAAAAGATCCAAAGTCTCCAGAATGTTTTGCGACAACGGGTGAGACTCTAACAGAAGTGGACATGCAGACCTCTAATATATCCAAGGAGGTCTTTGACAGGACTGTGATAGAGCAATCACACAGTCAGATGAAACAGCTGGTCAGTGAATGCACCACTGGCATATCTGATAAAGCTCACAAAGATCTGGAGAGTGCAAATAATGCTACTGAGACGCACAAGgaagtaaacaaagaaaacaagattatGTCGGAGGCCGTGTCAAATATTGCTCCTACAGAAGAAACCGAAATCCAGCGGTCTAAAGAACCCAGTGATAGACCtaacacaacaaataaagatCTGGAGAATGCAAATGGCTCTTCTCAGagtcaaataaatgttgaagAAGCTGCAGACTCCAAGGATGAGGTCTGTAATATTGCAAAAGTCGAAGAAATGCAAAGCCAGTTGTTCACTGAACCCATAACTGAGATACCTGAAAAAGTTTACAGAGATCAGGATGGTCCCTGTACTGCTCAGGCTCAAATCAACATTAATGACCTGTCTGCAGCAACATCTGAGGAGGTCTCAAGTATTACTCTTATagaagaaatgcaaacacatGCAATCGGGGAACCTACTACAGAGATAGCTGAAGAAATTCAAAAAGATCCAGTTAGTCTAAAGTTGGCTTTTGAGACTCAAATCCATGTTCATGTCACACCCGAGGAGGTTTCTAACACTGCATCTATTCAAGGAATGCAAAACCAGATGGTCAGTGAACCTACCATTAGTGACAAAGCTCATGAAAATCAGGAAAATACTGGGATCACtgtaaaagctgctgctgctgagagtCGAGGAGAAGAAAATTCAGAGGTTGTAGCTATTACTCAGATGGTAACACCAACAGACATTTCCAATGATGCACAGACTCCAATTGAAGTTGATGTTGCATCAGAAGATCTTTGTAACATGGCACCTGTAGAAGAAATCCAAACCCAAGCGGTCGGTAAACCCGTGATTGACATATCCAGTGAATATCAGCTAGAAACTGCTGGAGAGACTGTTTCTTTATCACCAGAAGTGTTGCAAAGCCAACCGATAAATGAACATGTTATTGACATGAGCAACGAGGTGCAGGAAGATCCAGAGCATGCAAGTTCTGCTCCTCAGACTCCAATTGAAATTGATGTCACAGAAGAGCTTTCGAACATTGCACCTGCAGAAGAAATGCAAACTGAGATCGTTAATAAATCCCCCTTTGATGTATCTGATGAACATCTGGAAAATGCACATTCTAGAAGCAGTGAAGATGTTGCATGCGTTTCTGCTCAGATTCAGTTAGAAGCTGCCTCATCATCAGAGGGGTTGCAACAGCAACTGATGAGTGAATCTACCAGTGACATTAGCAGCAAGGTGCAGGAACATCTGGAAGTTACAAGCTCTGCTTCTCCGACTCTAATTGAAGTCAATAAATTTGAGAATGTCTCTAACATTGCACCTGTAGAAGAAATGCAAACCCAGATGGTCAGTAAGTGCAGTATTGAAATACAAGATGAAGCTCTTACAAATCTGGAAAATGCTAATTCTACAACCAGGGACGAAGTATGTGTTTCTGTTGGTCAAAAACAAGCTGATGGAGAAATTGTAGGCACATCGGTGGAGGTCTCTGTAGCTGCATCTGTAGGAGAAATGCAAACTCAGCTGGTCAGTGAATCTACCAATGACATTCCTGATGATTACCAGAGGAATGGTGTTCAATGTGTTCATGTTGATCAGAGTGAACTGCAAGCTGACGGAGAAATTCCTGCCACATCACAGATGCAATCTAACTATCCTCCAATAGACGACACGCAAACCCAGCTGGTCAGTGAACCTAACATacccaaaaaaacacagaaagacatgGAGAAAGAAAGCTGTGCAACTTGGACTCCAATAGAAGTTCTTGCAGAGGCCGTAGACATGCAAACACAGCTGGTCAGTGAACCTACCACTGACATACCAAAGGAAGTACAGAtagattttgaaaatgtaaattctgTAGCTCAGACTCAAGTAGAAGTTGGTCCCACATTAAAATTCTCAACTGTTGGATCTTTTGAGAAAATGCAAACCCAGCTGGTCAGCGAACCCAATGTTGCCACACCAGATAAAGGTCATGACACTCATAAAACTTCAAGTCATCAGAGTAGCTTAGATATTACATGTGCTCCTGATACTGCTCAGAGTCAAGTAGAACCTGATAAAGAAGTTCTAAGCGAAGCCACATCCCAGGAAGTCTCTAACTTTCCTCCAATGGaagaaatggaaacacaaacagttaCTGAACCTATTACTGAGATACCCAGCGATGCACAGAAGAATACAAATGGTGCTGCTCTTCTGGTAGTGGCTGCAGGCTCACCCAAGGAGGTCTGTAACATTGCCCATACAGAAGAAATGCAAAGATCGAATGTCAGTGAACCTAATCCAGACATGTCAGCTGAACCTCTAGTTGAAAACTACAACAAGGTGAATGTGGAAATTGTAACTGTAACACAGATAAAAATGGAAGTGGACACAGCAGTAACAAAAGGGAGTCCAGTTTCACCCTCTTCACtgcatagaaataaaaatcaaacagaacTTGACATGGAGACATCAGAGAAGAGTTTCAACATTGGTTCTGTGGTTGAAGCACATAGGCAGGAAAATCTCAATGtaagtgaacaaacagcaggagATAACTTTGATGAAGTTCATGATGATGTGATGATTGACAACAAAAGTGTGAACAAAACCAGCTATAAAGAATGTGTGACTGTAGAAGATCATCCAATACAATCTGAAATGCAATACACATCGGCATCAGAGGATTTTACAGCTACATcattaatggaaatgcagaaaGAGGAAAGTCTAGATGAAACTGATGTTTTGAGTGCAAACTATCCAGCTGTGGAAATGCAAAACCAAATGAGTCAGGATGTTGAGAAAAATGGAGATTCTATGACTGTAACTGTTGCAGAGAATAAAATGGAAACTCACCCCGACTCTGAAGTAAAGAGCTTTGCTTCATATTCTACTGAAACACAAATCCACCAGATCTTTGATGGAACTCAGTCTGCAAGTGACACAAATGAGGGTAGTGAAGAAGAGATCAAGGCAGTGGAAGAATTTGTTGGCGTAGGTGAGAATAAAATCGAAGTGATTAGGACACAGCCTGTTGAGGAAATTTCTCAACCAACAATGGTGGTAGTAACCCAATCTCAGAAGAGCCTTGATGCCAGTCAGTCTACTGAAGACTCAAACATGAGCATTGAAAATGAGAACGAGACTTTCAAAGAACCCCTTGTTATTGCTGGGAATCTAATCGAAATAGAAATGCAAACACCCAAGCTTCTGGAGGAGATTTCTCAACCAACGGCTAACATGCTAACACAAAGCCAGAAAGCTCAACAGGGCCTCAGATTGTCTTTTTCACCAGCTCCTCCTGAAACACACAACCAGGTGAGCATTAAAGTAGCCGAGCCTGTAAGAGAGGCTAAAGCTGTCGAAAAATGCACTGGTATTTTTGAGAACACAATGGAAATACAAGCAGTACCTCTTGAAGCGATTTCTCAACAAACATCTCAAAGACAAACTGACACCCAGAAAAGTCTTGTGAAGGAGACTGTAAGAATTATATCTAAAAAGTCCCCAGAAAGTTTTCCCACGATGGAAagtgatgaaaatgaaaatcagatttCTGAAGAATGTGTCACTGTTGCCAAGAgtccaaatgaaatgaaaattcaAACGGTAATAACGCAGGAAATCTGTCATGGAAATGATAAAGATGATGTCAGAGAATGCCCTAGAAGTTCTTATCTTTCAGAAGAGGTAGAAATGCAAAGAACAGAGGGACTGGAGATTTCCCAACCAACATTTACAGAACAAGAACATAACCAGAGAGCTCAGGAGGTCACTGAACTCACTGCAGACACCCAAATTTCAGCTTCATTGCTACAACCTGAAACACAGATTCAGAGGCTTGATCTTTGTATGGAAAATGATAATCAGGCTGACAGAAAAAGTCAGAGTATTacaaaagaaatagaaataaagaaatcagagTTGCCTGAAGGGATCTCCCACCCGTCATTTATGGAAGAAATCCAAAGTCAGAGAGACGAGGTCAGCGAactcccagcagaccctcaagCAGAAAAAGACTCTCCCCCTGCTGGGAGAGCATTAAACTTGATCTCTGTTAACGCTCAAGTTGTCAGACCTTCTGTAACAGACATACATGCATCAGAAACACCTACTGagatttattttgagaaatCTGTTGTTCACCATCAACAGCAAAGAGGCAAGGAGGTTGCTGAAGAGTATGGAAATGAAAACGAGGTCACCTCTTTACATGAGAATGTTCTAGAGACTGAAACTAAAATGGAAACGTCTGCAGAGATGGACAAGATTTCTTCTCTCGAAACTGCAGCAGAACACCACAACCATCTGGCAAAAGAAATCAACGAACACAGCACACACATATCAGACAAAgaaccacttcctgttcctaACTTTGAAGTTACCAGGAAGACGGAGCTTGTTGCTGAGGATATAAGAACAACCTCATTAGAAGATGACATAAGTAGACAACTAATTGATGAAATCAGTGTTGACAGGCCTGTTGGTAATCTTCAAGAAGCTGATGGGAGCAAAGTAGTTGTGTTGGTTTGTACCCAACAAGATGAGTATGGTGGTATTCAGGCATTAGAAGATGAGATTAGGACAGCTAATGAAACAGAGGTCCATTTTAATGATAACCAGGTAGTTTATGAACCGATTAGTAGTCCAGAGAGCAACAGTGGTGGtgaaatttatacaaaaattgAGCTGGGTGGTAGCATTTCTGTTCTGGACATACAGAACACAGAAATCCCCCTCACTGTGGGTGATGGAGTAAACTTTTCAGTCAATGATGTCAAATTAGGAATTGCTCACCCTCAGCAAGAGGACAAAGAAGAAATTACTGTTCCAAACAGCCAGAGTTTGGAGGAAATGGGGGTTCAAACTTCTGGGGAGGTACAAGGTCCCACACATGCCCAGTTGGAGCAGAGTAACACAATGgcaaatattttaagtgttGACATCAGTGCTACAGATGGCCAGTCAGATGACGCTgcagaaaaaagtgaaagaagtgCCATTCCAGAGTGCACTGGTGCAGTAGAGTTTCCCAAGCAGGTACAAGAAAATGTTACACTTCAGGACACTCAAACCCACAGTGAAGTCGAGATAACAGATGGTGCATCCGAAGAGTATGTGATCCTGGAACCAGTTTTGGAGAGTGAAATTCACTTGGATATCTTGACTCAGGCTGCAGCTGAATCGGGATTGTCAAACCCTCCCTTGGAAGGCGGATTGCTGGGTGAAGAGCcaaatcaaagtattttaaatgccTCCCAGAAGATGGGGATACATGAAGCAACTGACAAGGTTAAAGATGCTTCTGAAGCCAGCACAGAGGAAGTTTTACCTCTGGATGTTCTTCACAGTGCTCAATATTCTGAAGACCATACCTCTACTGGTAATGTGGATTCAGAAATGTCAAATGCTGATACTCAGCCCTCAACTGAAGATGGTAATGTAGCAATAATGGAGAATGCTGACCGTAACTTGGAGCTACAAGAAGTACAGATTCTCCAGGATATTGAGATTGGTCGAGAGATTGTTGTggcagaggaggatgaggaagacgatgatattaaaataataaaaccaactTCCAAACCAATTTCTGAGGACCCTCCAAAGTCCGAAGAGAAggtagtaaataaaaataaagatgtaattAGCAGTACTTTGAAGGAAAAAACTGAAGATGATAAAAAGGTACCTGAGGTGGAAAAACCTAAGAAACAAGAAATGAATACACAAGCAAGAACCAAAGCTCGTCTTGCAGCATTGGCCGAACAAAAGGCTGCAGAGTCAAAGAGAGCGGCACAACGACAGCAGCTCAACCTCCTAGCGCTCTGTCAAGAAATTGCAGAGGACATTGCCACCGACAGCATGTTGTTGAAGAGgatagaggaagaaaaacaagcagcagcagcggcagctgCCAAAGCTGAAGCCAGCAAGAGGGAACAACCAGCAGTTGCCACACAAGATACAGAGCCAGATAATGTCGCAAGCCCTGCTGGGCCAGAAGGGAACTCCACTTCGGTGACCCCTGCTCTTGACTCGTCTGCTGTCCAACCTTCTACTGCAGAGTCGGCTGAACCCAAACCAGCCGCAGAGCCTCAGAAAAGACGTTTCTTTATATCGCAGATTTCAGTGCCACTGAAGGCccatgaaaaaaagaagctgaccCGATATCAGAGACTCAGGCAGGTTGAGCTGCAAAGGGAGAAAATGTCTTGGGCTCGTGTGAAGAAACTAAAATCTGATCAAGCAAATCAGATGTTTTCAGACATTGACTGGCAAGCGCctttttctgacagttttttAATGAGTCCCATAACTACTCCTCCTCCACCAGCGACGAGTCCATCAACAACATCCCCCGCAAACCCTGCCCCTGCCAATAAGCCTGCTCCACCACAACCAGAGTCCCCTAAGGCTGAGCCAACTGTAATGGAACCgactaaaacagaacattctcAAACTCAGCCCCCTAAACCAGAAACTATCAGAACTGAGctttctaaaaaagaaacaaccaaaGTTCAGCCAGTAAAAGCTGAAACTACCAAACCGGAACCACCTGTTGCTGAAGTTCGTAGAAGCACGAGGCAAAGCAGGGCTCAGGCATCTCAACCTGTTGCAGCCGCTCCAGGGCCTGCTCCAAAAGTGACCCGGTCCGCAGCCAAGAGGACTCTGCCAGCAGTTCCTCCTCCTATGCCCAACGGACTTAAAGCTCAAAAACTGAAACCTGTAGAGTACACGCCGTACAAACCCAGACCCAAGTACTCCCCAGATGACTTTGAATTGGATGATGACGACATGTTGCTAGTTGCTCCAAAAAAGCCAAATCAACCCACACAACCGCCTCGCCCCGCCATCCCTGCTCACCGTCCTGCAACTTCATTAAAACCAACTGATTCACCACAACTACCTAACCAGGCAAAACTGAAAGTTCAGAGCACACCTGGACAGATTTCAGGTCAGTCAAAGTCCATCACTGCAGCTCAGCCTCAGATAAAGCCAACACAAATCAAGCCTACCATTCCAACCCCTCAGTCAAAGCCTACATCTGCAGCTTCTTCAAAACCAGTTTCTTCCAAACCCAACTTGGCTGCAGTTCAGCCCAAGCCCGCCACTTCGACCCCTCCTTTGTCAAAAACAGCTGGTGTAAGTGTAACGGTGCCGAAGCAGCCAGCTCCAACAGAAGATAAGCCACCTCAATCAAAACCTTCAGTGGCTGAAGCTATTGTAGCTTCAGTGCCTCAGAAACCCGAAAATCCCCCGTCCCAAGAGAATAAGAAACCCAAG GGTACATCTGGTTCGTCTTCACCAGTTTCTGCCTCTTCCGTTACACCTGAGGACAGTACCAACATCTCTGACACAACAAAGTGTGAAGAAATATCTGCTG AATCCATTTCTTGTCCAGCAGTTACTACGGCCGTTCTGTCTCCAGGGAGTAACACAGAATTAGCTTTGACAGAGGAGAAGACATCAGAGAAGCCCTGCCAGCA CGGAGAAGAAAAGCCACAAGAAGCAGCGACTCATCAAGAGGTCGACAAAGATGGCACTCAGACA GATGCGggacagaaacattttgggCCAGAAGCCTGCAGCGTGTGTGGGATGCTCTACTCGGCTGCCAACCCTGAGGATGAATCTCAACATTTACTGTTTCACAACCAGTTCGTCAGTGCTGTCAAATACGTG ggatggaaaaaagagagaatcaTGGCAGAATATCCTGATGGCAAGATCATTCTCGTCCTCCCTGATGATCCCAAATATGCCCTGAAAAAG GTGGAGGAGATCCGGGAGATGGTGGACAATGACCTCGGCTTCCAACAGGTGGAGACAAAGTGTCCCTCTCAGACCAAAACCTTCCTCTTCATCTCTATTGACAAGAAAGTGGCTGGATGTCTCATAGCAGAGCACATCCAAGAG GGTTTCAGAGTGATCGAGGAGGCTCCTCCTGAGGGCTCAGAGGGGGAGAAGGTGATGTTTGAACGTCAGAGAGCTTGGTGCTGCTCCACTACGCCGGAGCCGGCCATCTGCGGCATCAGTCGCATCTGGGTGGTCGGCGTGATGCGGCGCCGGGCCATCGCCACACGCTTAATTGAGTGCCTAAG gAACAACTTCATTTATGGTTCCTACCTGAGCAAAGACGAGATCGCGTTCTCAGACCCCACGCCCGATGGAAAACTCTTTGCCACCCATTACTTTGGCACATCTCAGTTTTTAGTTTATAACTTTGTGAGCGGGACCCGCTCGATCCAGCCCAAAACTGACTCTGTATGA